A section of the Desulfovibrio sp. X2 genome encodes:
- a CDS encoding P-II family nitrogen regulator — protein MKKIEIIIRPFKLEEVKDALTSVGVKGMTVSEVKGFGRQRGHKEVYRGAEYQVDFVAKVKIEVVCEDTHAPQVVEAARKAAATGQVGDGKIFVSPVDETVRIRTGETGNEAV, from the coding sequence ATGAAGAAGATCGAGATCATCATCCGGCCGTTCAAGCTGGAGGAAGTCAAGGACGCCCTGACCAGCGTCGGCGTCAAGGGCATGACCGTGAGCGAGGTCAAGGGCTTCGGCCGCCAGCGCGGCCACAAGGAGGTCTACCGCGGGGCCGAGTACCAGGTGGACTTCGTGGCCAAGGTCAAGATCGAGGTCGTGTGCGAGGACACCCACGCTCCCCAGGTCGTGGAGGCCGCGCGCAAGGCAGCCGCCACCGGCCAGGTGGGCGACGGCAAGATATTCGTCTCTCCCGTGGACGAGACCGTGCGCATCCGCACCGGCGAGACCGGGAACGAGGCCGTGTAG